A part of Acidimicrobiales bacterium genomic DNA contains:
- a CDS encoding peptidoglycan DD-metalloendopeptidase family protein — translation MTDRSVRGARLRRAGVAAFVGVALAASPAWVRADSVGDARARREQVRQERAQAAARLDPLRSSDLELEAAIGQLDGLIAVQEAQVADARQAAGAAGREAEVVDARLAETEARVAELRAAAVDRAVQAYVFPVSDLVGDLATSADWNAVTRREALLDHVSGRQRGTLDELRAAEEDATWLRAAATEAAARAEERRALEEQRLVDLQASRDRQAQLRADLEVRIQELLAEIDELERSDAALALLIREAQAAARPAATGAAASPGGAVAPSGGRGTSAGPGGAVSSVGLQWPTSGPVTSEYGQRWGRLHAGIDIAPPAGTPIYAAAAGTVILSGWQDGYGNVIIIDHGGGISTLYGHQSERVAQQGQQVSRGQLIGYVGSTGRVTGPHLHFEVRAGGTAQNPRNYLP, via the coding sequence ATGACCGACCGCTCCGTCCGAGGGGCGCGCCTGCGGCGAGCCGGGGTCGCGGCCTTCGTCGGTGTGGCCCTGGCCGCGTCCCCGGCCTGGGTCCGGGCCGACAGCGTCGGCGACGCGCGGGCCCGGCGGGAGCAGGTCCGCCAGGAGCGGGCCCAGGCCGCGGCCCGGCTCGATCCCCTCCGCTCCTCCGACCTCGAGCTCGAGGCCGCCATCGGCCAGCTCGACGGGCTCATCGCCGTCCAGGAGGCCCAGGTGGCCGACGCCCGCCAGGCCGCCGGCGCCGCCGGGCGCGAGGCCGAAGTGGTCGACGCCCGGCTGGCCGAGACCGAGGCTCGGGTCGCCGAGCTCCGGGCGGCGGCGGTCGACCGGGCGGTCCAGGCCTACGTGTTCCCCGTCTCGGATCTCGTCGGCGACCTGGCGACCAGCGCCGACTGGAACGCGGTCACCCGGCGTGAGGCGCTGCTCGACCACGTCAGCGGCCGCCAGCGCGGCACGCTCGACGAGCTGCGTGCCGCCGAGGAGGACGCCACCTGGCTGCGAGCCGCCGCCACCGAGGCCGCGGCCCGAGCCGAGGAGCGGCGGGCCCTCGAGGAGCAGCGCCTCGTCGACCTGCAGGCCAGCCGGGATCGCCAGGCGCAGCTGCGGGCCGACCTCGAGGTGCGGATCCAGGAGCTCCTGGCCGAGATCGACGAGCTGGAGCGATCGGACGCGGCCCTCGCCCTGCTCATCCGCGAGGCGCAGGCCGCCGCCCGGCCGGCGGCCACGGGCGCCGCGGCCTCGCCGGGGGGTGCGGTGGCCCCGTCGGGCGGCCGAGGCACGTCGGCCGGGCCCGGCGGCGCCGTGTCCTCGGTGGGCCTCCAGTGGCCGACGAGCGGCCCCGTCACCTCCGAGTACGGCCAGCGCTGGGGCCGCTTGCACGCCGGGATCGACATCGCGCCGCCGGCGGGCACGCCGATCTACGCCGCCGCCGCCGGCACCGTGATCCTGTCCGGCTGGCAGGACGGCTACGGCAACGTGATCATCATCGACCACGGCGGGGGCATCAGCACCCTCTACGGCCACCAGAGCGAGCGGGTGGCGCAGCAGGGCCAGCAGGTGAGCCGAGGCCAGCTGATCGGCTACGTCGGCTCGACCGGGCGCGTCACCGGACCCCATCTCCACTTCGAGGTGCGGGCCGGCGGCACGGCCCAGAACCCGCGCAACTACCTCCCCTGA
- a CDS encoding helix-turn-helix domain-containing protein, protein MTAPPTPAVPSGTTFPTSNVGVQSPLAEEGVVPLALSQHARFLTVAEVAEIMRVSTMTVYRLIKAGDLAATRVGKSYRIEEDEVHRYLSSRYTEAG, encoded by the coding sequence CTGACGGCGCCGCCCACCCCGGCCGTCCCCTCTGGCACCACTTTCCCCACCAGCAACGTTGGCGTACAGTCCCCCCTCGCGGAGGAAGGGGTGGTTCCCTTGGCGTTGTCGCAGCACGCCCGGTTCCTGACCGTGGCCGAGGTCGCCGAGATCATGCGGGTGTCGACCATGACGGTGTACCGGCTCATCAAGGCCGGCGACCTGGCCGCCACGCGGGTCGGCAAGTCGTACCGGATCGAGGAGGACGAGGTGCACCGGTACCTGTCCAGCCGGTACACGGAGGCCGGGTAG
- a CDS encoding pyrroline-5-carboxylate reductase, whose amino-acid sequence MTTRLLLVGGGRMGEALLGGLLASGWSAGELAVADLVEERRHQLAGRYPGVTVTDAPVAAEAAVLAVKPGDVPGACAGLAAVGVPRVLSIAAGVTLAALEAALGPGVAVLRAMPNTPALIRSGVSALAAGSAAGPGDLAWAEEILDAVGVVVRVPEHLLDAVTGLSGSGPAYVFLVAEALIEAGVLVGLPHDTSRTLVVQTLLGSARLLAESGEPLSVLRAGVTSPGGTTAAGLRALESGGVRAAILDAVVAATERSRQLGQG is encoded by the coding sequence ATGACGACCCGGCTCCTGCTCGTCGGCGGTGGACGCATGGGGGAGGCGCTCCTCGGCGGCCTGCTCGCCAGTGGCTGGTCGGCCGGCGAGCTCGCCGTGGCCGACCTCGTGGAGGAGCGCCGCCACCAGCTGGCTGGCCGGTATCCCGGCGTCACGGTCACCGACGCCCCGGTTGCCGCCGAGGCGGCCGTGCTCGCCGTGAAGCCGGGCGACGTCCCCGGTGCCTGCGCCGGCCTCGCCGCGGTGGGCGTGCCGCGCGTGCTGTCGATCGCGGCGGGCGTCACGCTCGCCGCGCTGGAGGCGGCCCTCGGCCCCGGTGTGGCCGTGCTGCGGGCCATGCCCAACACCCCTGCCCTGATCCGCAGCGGGGTGTCGGCGCTCGCCGCGGGCTCGGCCGCCGGCCCCGGCGATCTGGCCTGGGCCGAGGAGATCCTCGACGCGGTCGGCGTGGTCGTGCGGGTGCCCGAGCACCTGCTCGACGCCGTCACCGGGCTCTCGGGATCGGGCCCCGCGTACGTCTTCCTGGTGGCCGAGGCCCTGATCGAGGCCGGGGTGCTGGTCGGCCTGCCCCACGACACCAGCCGCACCCTGGTCGTCCAGACGCTGCTGGGCTCCGCCCGCCTCCTCGCCGAGTCGGGTGAGCCGCTCTCGGTCCTGCGCGCCGGGGTCACGTCGCCGGGCGGCACCACCGCCGCCGGGTTGCGGGCCCTCGAGTCGGGCGGGGTGCGGGCCGCGATCCTCGACGCCGTCGTGGCCGCCACCGAGCGCTCGCGCCAGCTCGGCCAGGGCTGA
- a CDS encoding SAM-dependent chlorinase/fluorinase: MSHRYDTVSFLSDYGTADEFVGVVKAVLRDLARHAVVIDLTHEIAPHDVRAGSLALARCVQYVPAGVVLAVVDPGVGTDRRAVAVEVGDGVGVFVGPDNGLLAPAVAMAGGATRAVALTDAEYHLPAVGATFAGRDVFAPVAAHLCNGVPLGAFGPEIDPAGLLPGVVPLLRAEGGELHAEVLWVDRYGNAQLNVGPEDVADLGERIAVRSGSQLRTARLAVTYGELEPGQLGLVVDSYGLLSLAFDRQPAAGELGIRAGDAVRLSEPEGPEPGVTTRVAFPGGSGAPRR, from the coding sequence ATGTCCCACCGCTACGACACCGTCTCGTTCCTGTCCGACTACGGCACGGCCGACGAGTTCGTCGGCGTGGTGAAGGCGGTCCTGCGCGACCTGGCCCGCCACGCGGTGGTGATCGACCTCACCCACGAGATCGCCCCCCACGACGTGCGCGCCGGCTCGCTCGCGCTCGCCCGCTGCGTGCAGTACGTGCCCGCCGGGGTGGTCCTCGCGGTGGTGGATCCGGGCGTGGGCACCGACCGCCGGGCGGTCGCCGTCGAGGTGGGGGACGGGGTGGGCGTGTTCGTCGGCCCCGACAACGGGCTGCTCGCGCCGGCGGTGGCCATGGCCGGTGGGGCGACCCGGGCGGTGGCGCTCACCGACGCCGAGTACCACCTCCCCGCGGTGGGGGCCACCTTCGCCGGTCGGGACGTGTTCGCGCCGGTGGCCGCGCACCTGTGCAACGGCGTCCCCCTCGGGGCGTTCGGGCCCGAGATCGACCCGGCGGGCCTCCTGCCCGGGGTGGTCCCCCTCCTGCGCGCCGAGGGCGGCGAGCTGCACGCCGAGGTGCTCTGGGTCGACCGGTACGGCAACGCACAGCTCAACGTGGGCCCCGAGGACGTGGCCGACCTGGGGGAGCGGATCGCCGTGCGGTCCGGCTCCCAGCTGCGCACCGCCCGGCTGGCGGTCACGTACGGCGAGCTCGAGCCGGGCCAGCTCGGGCTGGTGGTCGACTCGTACGGGTTGCTGTCGCTCGCCTTCGATCGCCAGCCCGCAGCCGGTGAGCTGGGGATCCGGGCCGGCGACGCCGTGCGCCTGTCCGAGCCCGAGGGCCCCGAGCCGGGCGTCACCACCAGGGTCGCCTTCCCCGGGGGCTCCGGCGCGCCTCGCCGCTAG